A stretch of Vulpes vulpes isolate BD-2025 chromosome 4, VulVul3, whole genome shotgun sequence DNA encodes these proteins:
- the ENOPH1 gene encoding enolase-phosphatase E1 isoform X5 has translation MIQAVVDNVCWQMSLDRKTTALKQLQGHMWRAAFTAGRMKAEFFDDVVPAVRKWREAGMKVYIYSSGSVEAQKLLFGHSTEGDLLELVDGHFDTKIGHKVESESYRKIANSIGCSTNNILFLTDVTLEASAAEEADVHVAVVVRPGNAGLTDDEKTYYSLITSFSELYLPSSS, from the exons ATGATCCAGGCTGTGGTGGATAATGTGTGCTGGCAGATGTCTTTGGACCGAAAGACCACAGCACTGAAACAGCTGCAGGGCCACATGTGGAGGGCAGCATTCACAGCTGGACGCATGAAAGCAGA GTTCTTTGACGATGTAGTTCCAGCAGTCAGGAAATGGAGAGAGGCTGGAATGAAGGTGTATATCTATTCTTCAGGGAGTGTAGAGGCCCAGAAGCTATTATTTGGGCATTCTACGGAAGGAGATCTTCTTGAG CTTGTTGATGGTCACTTTGATACCAAGATTGGACACAAAGTGGAGAGTGAGAGTTACCGAAAGATTGCAAACAGCATTGGGTGTTCAACCAACAACATCTTGTTTCTGACAGACGTTACTCTAG AGGCCAGTGCTGCCGAGGAAGCAGACGTGCATGTCGCTGTGGTGGTGAGACCTGGCAATGCAGGGCTGACAGATGATGAGAAGACTTACTACAGCCTCATCACATCCTTCAGCGAGCTGTACCTGCCCTCCTCAAGCTAG
- the ENOPH1 gene encoding enolase-phosphatase E1 isoform X1: MVVLSVPAEVTVILLDIEGTTTPIAFVKDILFPYIKENVKEYLQTHWEEEECQQDVSLLRKQAEEDSHLDGAVPIPAASGNGADDLPQMIQAVVDNVCWQMSLDRKTTALKQLQGHMWRAAFTAGRMKAEFFDDVVPAVRKWREAGMKVYIYSSGSVEAQKLLFGHSTEGDLLELVDGHFDTKIGHKVESESYRKIANSIGCSTNNILFLTDVTLDFTYLFMSDTEERERGRDTQRETHRQREKQAPCREPHVGLHPGSPGSHPGLQVVLNCCVPGAALQSLILRLSKSNEKRDNR, from the exons gacattttatttccttacatcaaagaaaatgttaaagagTATCTGCAGACACACTGGGAAGAAGAGGAGTGCCAGCAGGATGTCAGTCTTTTGAGGAAACAG GCTGAAGAGGATTCCCACCTGGATGGGGCTGTTCCCATCCCTGCCGCATCTGGGAATGGAGCAGATGACCTGCCGCAGATGATCCAGGCTGTGGTGGATAATGTGTGCTGGCAGATGTCTTTGGACCGAAAGACCACAGCACTGAAACAGCTGCAGGGCCACATGTGGAGGGCAGCATTCACAGCTGGACGCATGAAAGCAGA GTTCTTTGACGATGTAGTTCCAGCAGTCAGGAAATGGAGAGAGGCTGGAATGAAGGTGTATATCTATTCTTCAGGGAGTGTAGAGGCCCAGAAGCTATTATTTGGGCATTCTACGGAAGGAGATCTTCTTGAG CTTGTTGATGGTCACTTTGATACCAAGATTGGACACAAAGTGGAGAGTGAGAGTTACCGAAAGATTGCAAACAGCATTGGGTGTTCAACCAACAACATCTTGTTTCTGACAGACGTTACTCTAG attttacttatttattcatgagcgacacagaggagagagagagaggcagagacacacagagagagacacacaggcagagggagaagcaggctccatgcagggagcctcatgtgggactccatcccgggtctccaggatcacaccctgggctgcaggtggtgctaaactgctgtgtccctggggctgccctgcagtcACTGATCTTAAGGCTCTCAAAGTCTAATGAGAAGAGAGACAACAGGTAA